One genomic segment of Carassius carassius chromosome 21, fCarCar2.1, whole genome shotgun sequence includes these proteins:
- the porcnl gene encoding porcupine O-acyltransferase like produces MDSFGHVEFLQALAEGCVLPTAQQGLEQVWLLLLICLLCRVICRLGVSCHVKHLSSLVCGLYVLYVFFELHMMWVIILCLLCYLILLLSINSSSRGVFLSVVILIYMLMGELHMIDAETWHKMRGSQMVVAMKAISLAFDLDRGDVSSFPSPLEFMGYLCFAGTVIFGPWISFAHYTDAINGRKMSIGWYGKIALCFLRSQMCLVISNCIAPYLFPYFIPIYGDGLPRRWLHAYENAVSFHFSNYFVSYLSETTTVMAGAGFSEHKDHIKWDITVAKPMNVELPRSMVEVVTSWNLPMSKWLNAYVFKSALKLGTFPAILVTYTASALLHGLSFHLGAVLLSLGFITYVEHVLRKRLAAIFSACILSKRCPKDCHHQNKKTLWVHGVNVFFSALSIFHLTYLGSLFDSEMDNMHAEEGYMASHTIQMWSELNWASHWVMFGCFVFYWLI; encoded by the exons ATGGATTCCTTCGGGCAtgtggagttcctgcaggctctagCAGAGGGCTGTGTGCTGCCCACTGCCCAGCAGGGTTTAGAGCAGGTCTGGCTGCTTCTGCTCATCTGCCTGCTGTGTCGGGTCATCTGTAGACTAG GGGTCTCATGTCATGTTAAGCACCTGAGCTCGCTGGTGTGCGGGCTGTACGTGTTGTACGTGTTCTTTGAGCTGCACATGATGTGGGTGATTATCCTGTGCCTCCTTTGCTACCTCATCCTGCTTCTCAGCATAAACTCCAGCAGCCGAGGAGTCTTCCTTTCTGTTGTCAtcctcatttacatgctgatggG GGAGCTACATATGATAGATGCAGAGACCTGGCATAAGATGAGAG GCTCTCAGATGGTGGTGGCCATGAAGGCCATCTCTCTGGCTTTTGACCTCGATCGAGGCGATGTGTCCTCTTTTCCCTCCCCCCTGGAGTTCATGGGATACCTCTGCTTTGCGGGAACTGTTATCTTTGGGCCATGGATCAGTTTTGCCCACTACACAGATGCAATTAATGGACGCAAAATG AGCATTGGCTGGTATGGAAAGATTGCTCTGTGCTTTCTGAGGAGTCAGATGTGCCTGGTTATTTCCAACTGTATTGCTCCTTATCTCTTTCCATACTTCATTCCCATCTACGGTGACGGACTTCCACGTAG GTGGCTTCACGCTTATGAAAATGCGGTGTCCTTCCACTTCAGCAATTATTTTGTCAGCTACTTGAGTGAAACAACCACTGTGATGGCTGGAGCTGGATTCTCTGAACACAAAGACCACATCAAATG ggATATTACAGTAGCTAAACCAATGAATGTGGAATTGCCGAGGTCTATGGTGGAAGTTGTTACCTCTTGGAACCTGCCCATGTCTAAGTGGCTTAacgcat ACGTCTTTAAAAGTGCACTCAAACTTGGCACTTTTCCCGCCATCCTGGTGACCTACACTGCCAGTGCGTTGTTACAT GGTCTCAGCTTTCATCTGGGAGCCGTGCTGTTGTCTTTGGGATTCATCACTTATGTTGAACATG TTCTGAGAAAGCGGTTGGCAGCTATTTTCAGTGCTTGTATACTGTCAAAGCGTTGCCCAAAAGACTGCCATCACCAAAATAAGAAG ACGCTGTGGGTGCATGGTGTTAACGTGTTCTTCAGTGCATTGTCAATATTCCATCTGACATATCTGGGATCTCTGTTTGACTCTGAAATGGACAACATGCATGCTGAGGAA GGTTACATGGCCAGTCACACCATTCAAATGTGGTCAGAGCTAAACTGGGCAAGCCATTGGGTGATGTTTGGCTGTTTCGTGTTTTATTGGCTCATTTAA